The genomic stretch gaaataattttcttcaGTTTATTTTTAGTATCCTGAATAAGATTAGACATCAGCATGTTGCTAACAAAAATTGTTGTTGACTGgacttaaatacatttactgtaaaatgagctgtaacacatcatgaagtttgatttctcagagtttttaaaaataaaactcaatcgggtttaaatgtcaggagttcctgtcgggatgaaagtaacacttgttactctTCTCCTACTGccaatactgttgcattatgttgaaaatctatatttttttatttgatttaattttattgtgttcaaactgttaaaaatgtttttttttcaacaattcaagtttgtactgtcaggttgctttagaaacatttgatgaaaccaaaatttaaccgaaaatacatataaacaagatcatagtcatgtttatttactaaaaacaagtgtaacacaaaaatctatcttgttctgttcTGCTTTTGAGCCACCtatgtgttactttcgtccctgctGACAGAGTCTAAGGCCATTTTGTTTCCAAAATTTCACCTGGAATTCATAGTCCACACTTGAGTTACtgatcacagcaaaaatatatctgtctaaaactttatcttttaaaattaagtttttctgaaaaattgtactttcgcccctgctcacccctactgtgagtctctacagtacaatgttggttactgtgagtctctacagTACAATGTTGGTTACTGTGAGTATCTACAGTACATTGCTGGTTACTGTGAATCTTTGCAggatattttatttactgtgaTTTTCTACAGCACATACCTTTTTActgtgatttttacagtttaaaaacactactgtgatttcacactgaatgcactgtaatccactgtgaactttattacagttatttgctgtgcatgaacacagttaattactgtagatttcacaagcattttttacagtgtagctctAATATGTCAAAAGCGTGTTAATCCAACACCAGTATTCGGGTTCAGattatcttttaaaaaatgctgtgaGGCCATTTTGTATAGTTTTCTGCAATAGGATGTTTTTTATTAGGTCCACACCAGTACTGACAAGTGGCATTACATATTCTTTAAAAACGTTACCAGATGGACTTatcttctctttttctttctttaaactCTTGATCTCTTCTTCAAGGAGTTCAGCTTTCCCTTTAAAGCCTTTCTTTAACAGCTCTTCATGTTCCCTCAGCTTGCTCTCCAGAGCTCTGTCCATCTCTTCCTGCTGTTGCTTTATCTCCTTGTTGAACTTCTCCTCCATCTGTTTAATTCTGTCCTCCTGACGCTCTTGCTCTGCCTGCCTCATTCGTTCACTCTCGATTCGTCTCTCCTCTTCCTCTTTACACTTCTGTTTAAGCAGagctgcattttctttctccTCTGACCATTTAGCCAAGACAGAAAATTAATAAACATGTAAGTCATTATTGCTGACTGTTTTATCCACAGCCAATTTAACAGATCAACTTAGGGTCTTTGATCAATAATAGACTTGTGTTTAAACACATTATacatgttagaaatgtattgctaaaATATGTTACAAAGACTGAACTAcgtagtactgaattgtggatttacactgttaaacagtttttccacatttccaGGATTATTTGGCTAAAATGGTGGATCGACGATGCTCTAGAGCCGgtctattcaaatcttaccttGGAGGGctgagcactacagagtttaggtccaaccctaatcaaacttactcACCTGTAATTGTCTAGGGATCATGAAGaacttgattagcttgctcaggtgtgtttgatcaggttTGGAGCTAAACTCTCTAGTGctcggccctccagggtaagatttgaataacCCTGCACTAGAGTCACCAAGCATGGCCCGCCCCTACCACAATCGCAGAAATCCATTACTTTATATACTTGCAGTTTTTTAATCCTTCTTATTGGGGTGGTTAATACCAAAATTTTTTTGCGGTGTGAGGAACTGAGAACACTTTAATATCAGACTTTACATAGACTTTACGATTTGAACCAGCAACCTTTCAGTTATTAGCACTGTGCCATACCAGCCCTGATATGTTGCTTTCAAGTCTGACCCCAACTTTAGCCTAAACCTTTAGATGACTGCAGAGGTGGTTAGGAGTGTTGTAGGAAGTTTGTCTTGGATTTGTCAGATTGCTACAGTAGTTAGATATGCTCCAGctgaaagaaataaaaaatgtttttatttcgtATAAACATTTACCTTGAATCTTTTTGTCATTTTCAGTGAGTTTTTTATCAGCGTGAAGGATGGTGTTTGCTTCGGATCCTCTCTGAGTCAAAAACTCATTTAGCACAGCCTCAGCCTGCACATAAACAAAtaacagtaacttactgtagaacacacacgcacacacgcgtgcacacacacacacacacacacacacacacacacacacacatacaggaaGTGTCCTCACCCCTACTCCTTTGTTTGGTTCTCTGCGGTACTGTGCAATGGTGTCGTCTCTGTCTCTGCAGTAGACTTCATATCCTCCAGGTTGACTGTATGCTCCATTCTGCAGTCGTTCACTCATTTCAGAGAACAGATTCTTCAGCAGCTCTTTGCATTTTTCTTCAGATGCCGTCTCATTCTGATTAAGCAGGGCTGCATAGTAAATATCTATCTCCTCCTATATGCATACAAGCAAAGAGAAATACCTAGTAAAGGAGTAATTTACATCAACGGTTTCTATGCTTTTCAGTGGGGCCCAACCGGGCCAGTAGAAAAAATCCTTAGCGTTAAGCCCTGCATGTGTATCCTGTGGCTGCATTTTTATTCATTGCATAGCTGTATAGAGTATGCATTTGTGAGTTTCTTTATAAAACTCACCTTCAGTTTTGTATTGTATTCTCCTTTTATATCATTAAAAGAGCGTTTCATGAATTCAGAAGTTGCCCGACTGCTGCACTTCTGGTGCACGCGGGTTATATTATCCATGCTTACTGGGAACTTACTGgttatctgtaaaaaaaaaactcaaatgtatatattatgtGTTTGCCTATGAACAAGCAAATTAGCATTTGTCTATGTGCATtaaccaaaacatttaaaaagtttaaagttgtgtgtgtgttacctcTTCCATGCCACTCTTATACACTTGTAAAGCTTCTTGAACAGCGGCCTGGTTCTCTTGATTTGCCAGAGCAAGCACTGCATTTTCCAGACAGGGCACCTGACCACTGCTGATTGTATCTACATAAATCTGAGCCAGCTGACCAAGCACTGacaaatcaaacacacacacttttaaAGAGAACGACATTAAATTTTAACAGCCAATAGCTTTTACCAAAAACAGCCAATTACAAAAATTATGCAGTAAGCATGACTGCCCTGTGATTCTGTTTTTATCTAAATACTTTACACAGTATAAATGGTAATTTAAAAAACACTCACATTTCCCAGTAACTCTGTGACCCCCTTTCAATGTTTTCACAGCActtttcacaaaaatgtattcaCAGAAACGACGTGTGGCCTCCAGAAAACCTGCCACAAGGTCCTGCTCTTGAAGGCTCTCTAAACATCTCATGTTTTCTGGTGAGGCTGGAGGTGGGAACATGAAACACTTCCGGGAAGGAAAATAACTCCGGATACATTCACGAGGCATGTTGAAGTCACTGATTTTTCTTCCTACGCCTAAATGAAAGAGTTATTCAggataaaaatttttttaaagaggacatttcacaatacttttttaatatgtcaaaaaaaactttggtgtccccaatgtacacatgtgaagttttagctcagaataccacatagataatttattataaaaaaaatttaattgccattttgtaggtgtgagcaaaatgtgccgtttttgggtgtgtcctttaaaatgcaaatgaactgatctctgcactaaatggcagtgccgtgtttggatagtgcagattaaggggcggtatccccttctgacatcacaaggggagtgAAATTTTAATGaactattttttacatgcttgcggAGAATAgattaccaaaactaagttaccgggttgatttttttttacattttctaggttgacagaagcactggggacccaattatagcacttaaacatgaaaaaagtcacatTTGTCCTCTTTAATCCTAATCAAATGCACTTAGATGGGTATCACATGTCAATGTTTCAGTGTACTAGTATAATG from Paramisgurnus dabryanus chromosome 6, PD_genome_1.1, whole genome shotgun sequence encodes the following:
- the LOC135748538 gene encoding guanylate-binding protein 1-like isoform X1 is translated as MASSICMPAPVCLIENDDSGTLSVRKEGKDILDMINGPVVVVSVVGLYRTGKSYIMNRLAGQQTGFALGNTVESKTKGIWMWCVPHPSMPGHTLVLLDTEGLGDVKKGDSKNDGWIFCLAVLLSSTLVYNSRGTIDNVAVEQLHYIVELAEQIKIKSPSSASEEDEEGEENSKFVCFFPLFVWAVRDFTLDLEINGQKATEDEYLNFALELKKGVGRKISDFNMPRECIRSYFPSRKCFMFPPPASPENMRCLESLQEQDLVAGFLEATRRFCEYIFVKSAVKTLKGGHRVTGKLLGQLAQIYVDTISSGQVPCLENAVLALANQENQAAVQEALQVYKSGMEEITSKFPVSMDNITRVHQKCSSRATSEFMKRSFNDIKGEYNTKLKEEIDIYYAALLNQNETASEEKCKELLKNLFSEMSERLQNGAYSQPGGYEVYCRDRDDTIAQYRREPNKGVGAEAVLNEFLTQRGSEANTILHADKKLTENDKKIQEEKENAALLKQKCKEEEERRIESERMRQAEQERQEDRIKQMEEKFNKEIKQQQEEMDRALESKLREHEELLKKGFKGKAELLEEEIKSLKKEKEKISPSGNVFKEYVMPLVSTGVDLIKNILLQKTIQNGLTAFFKR